The following DNA comes from Magnolia sinica isolate HGM2019 chromosome 18, MsV1, whole genome shotgun sequence.
atcatgtgtATGTATTTGTAGTAATGGATGGACGAGACGAACCCGATCTACTTCTTGCGTCTAGACTTTAACGATGTTGATGATGAGTTGCTGTGCCAGTTTCTCTTCCTTTGGTTGATGAACCAGTTGTTTATCTGTTTGAGCTGCAATCCTGTCTCTTCGACGAGCTTCGCCTTATCATCTTCCtgttataaaaaaagaaaagaaaaaaagaacatgtTGGAAGCGCAATGGAATTCATGTGGGCCCTCCTACGATCACAATGAATTGCCAGCCGGGAGGAGTCCGCCGCCGGCCGTGCCATCATGATCAGATGATCACAACCAATAAGGGCCTTAATTATTCTTATTGTCCATATTGCATGCCCTTAATTGCATGACTGTGAGAATTCAATTCTGGTTATTTTGAAGTTAGGTGCTATATAGGGTGGATTCCTCCTACCCATTGGTCTTTGTGGGCCGTAGGTGGGCCCACACTTAAAATCTGGATGCTGCATAACTTGAAAATGTAGTGCAAAACTCAAGGTTGATGTTTAAGTTATAAATGTTCTCAACCTGTACTTGTGGCACACATGtacaagatctggaccgttcgtTTTTATGGACTTTGCCATGGATGGGTAGGTAACCCCACATCGATTGGACAGATTTTGATGATTGCATGCAATTCCAACTGACGGTTAATATTTAATGAGACGAAGTCCTTCAGTAGGTGGCTATGATAATACAAGCAGGTATGAAGTTTGGCTATGAGGCATCTatcccactagatgaatggtccaaatctcATACTTGTGTGTCATATGTATCAAGAATGAGTAATTGATCCAAGATATTGCTCATCAGACAGGACCCACCATTCAGATGCCTTGTTCAAACGTCAGGCCTGCACAATCATCAAGTCTGGGTATGATGCTGAGATTGGCCTTATTTTTAAGAGAAGGCATCAAGTCAATAGGATCCACCTGATGAGCGGTTTGGATTTTACAGACATGTGCTGTGAAGACATAGGTGCTTGAATTTATTTAGAATTCATCTAAAGAGAGTTATAAAAGTAGATGCAGGTGCATACTGTTGGGTAGGGCCATTTTGCATGTTCTTTCCACCAGTTCTTCAAAACAGAAGTGGTGTCTCCGGGCAACTTCCCTGCCCTTCTCTTTCTCAGTATTTCCTCCCTCACATCTTCTATTCTTGATCTGAATCCCTGCATTGCACAAAAAAATGTGTggttcagatccatgatcatgcATGGACACCCATCTCAACATGGACTTGAGACTCGTTGACTTGTATCTACTTATTTATCAAGGATTCCATCTCCACATACGTAAAAAAATTACATAtaagagatctggaccattcttcCTGCAGCTGGGTCATATGCTAAGAATCACAGAAATTGGTTGATTCTAGTAGCTGATTTGAGGAGTTTTTCCCATCAAATATCAACCGTTGGTTGGACTTTATTTTTCCAACTGTCTATTTCTAATCACTGGAAATATTACAATGGGTGGCTGGAGTCCAACTAGTGTAATTTTGGATAGGTACCAATAAATGCATAGCTCGGATCTTGTACATTTGTACCTGGAGATGAGAGAACTTGATAccactggatttttatttttattttttctactcACTAGGTATGTATACTCCTTTAGTTTTtgtttcatctctctctctctctctctctctctctctctctctctctatctctctgaaGAGATCGATATTCATCAGTCTAGATTCCATGATCGACTCATCTTCCTGGCTGGCATGTGGCACTTACGTAGATGGAGCATATTTCTAAAATCACCCTGATCAAGTTCTACATATAATGGTTAAATGACTCAATGACTCTGACCGACTCGTTCGGTTCCACGTTGAGTGGTGACACAATGGAGTTAGGTGTGAATTGACCCAATTCGCCCCAGTTGAGGTGATATTTTTGGACTCGGATTACGTCCAATCAAGTGCGCATTGCCACAACAAGTGTaatatttttggtgcatggttTAGATccctttttaaattatttatttatttattttttattttttttacacaagcacacacaacccacacactcacgctagtggaatttcaccacctgtggatacgcgaacccttgaccaggtgttgaaactcctgagagtctactacccaagcaagagtaaggatccatttaGATCCGTTTGAGCCATGGTGTAATTAGAGAGTGGATTAATTAGCGTCTAATCAGGGGTTTGATCTAATGCTGTCTAAGATTCTAGCCATAATATTGATTGAGTGCACCTAACATATAATTGTACACATGACATATATATGGTGTACACATGGTGATAATTGATTTAATTTGGATCAAGGTAGTAATTATGCATTGTATAACTTTCTCTATTTAAAAGAGACAAAATTAGCTACTATAAGAAAAGCCATATCCACTTATGGTAAAATGATTGTTGTTTGCATATAGGTGTGTGGATGTCTTGAAGAGGCAAAAGAATATTTCTCTAAGAAAGATATAAAAATACTATGCATTCTAGACATTATATTCCGAAATATAAGGACATTCCAAAATCAAGTTCATTCAAGCTTTGCACTTTTATCTTTATCCTCTTTCAGTtgtccttttgaaaatgtttttatGAGGTATATTAGTGCCAACACTTGAAGATTTATTCAATACTTACCGATGCAAATCTTTGTGTTGAAATATGGACCTATTAGTTCATTGTATCGTTAAGACAATTTATCATTTGTACATTATATAAGTAAAGACCTATACCAACAAATTcaatattttcattttaaatttcttcatttccttcaaTGTGTACTGCTTCCTCTTGTGATGCTAGAGTCTTCAAATAATGTTAACCATCTAGTTGATTATTATCAAATAAATGGTTGAAAAATAAGACGGGGCTGTCTAAATTCCTAGGGCAAAATAAGATGGTTACTATTATCTTTTCAAGTTAACttttgggttatgctccatccacaattagGTGAGCGACTTAGACGAACTGGATTTTCGTACGCCATTCGTACTGtagaagagtcaccaccatttaaaaaaatgctGGAGAATTATGACATGAATCTAGCCCTATGTACTCTTAGTTGCATTACACTAACCATTTTTAGCTGGTTTTACTTGCTTTCTTGATTCTTCTCAAAGCAATGGTGCGATTTTGGAATTCCCAATCAAAACCTAATTCCATTTTATCTTGCATCCAGTTGTGGCCAATCTTTCGTTAAAACCAATGCATCAAGAGCTACTACTTGCTAGTTATGAGCTGAAAACATCACCTGTTTTAATTCAATCTTCAATTCTTGCCTAACTCTTTCCATTAAAGACCTCTCAGATTCGGTTGGAAGGAGTGGGCCAAATCCCATCATATCTTGTCCATCTGCACTGTTATCTAAAGAGCAATCCATCTGATATCCATCTTCATCATCTGACATTGTTGCACCTGTTCCTTCCCCAAGTGGTACTCCTGAAGCATCACCATAAATTGAGAGAAATACATAATtgcattgaaaagaaaagaaaaggaaaaaaaaaaaaacttacagggtgtcttgttgttgtttttcttttaaatatttttatatatttctcaATATTATAGTaattctctaatttttttttcaaaagacaaGTTTGGTTCACAATTTTTGGTGCATTTTACATTACCTAGGAACTCTATTCTTTGGCTTTTCCtctaaaaaaaaaagtgtccTATTTCTAGTTGGGGAACGAAAAGCCTAAGAAATCAATACAAAATTTTAGACTTTCCTAAGCTtcaggtttttatttatttttgtgaaagATGAAGATTTATGAAGAGCAACAAaggcaaacaaaaaaaaaaaaaaaaaaagcaggaaAAACAAACGAGCATGAATTGGAAGCACCGCTCCTTAATAAAGGAAAATACTTTtctcatggtggatcccacagtaCCACTCTTATTCTTGAAGCATTAACCATTCCTTTCAATCCATACACACCAAAGAACGGCCAACAGAGCTAGACGCCATTCCCTCCTTTGATAAGAAGGGTCCCCTACATGCCAAGCCAGCTGGAAAAAATACTCCATAGAAGCGGGCATCGCCCAAGCCATCTTAAAAGCTTAGAAGATGCAGTCCCACACACCCAAGGTGCAGGGGCAGTGGAGAAAGAGATGCACCATGGATTCCTTGTCTTTCTTGTAAAGTAGGCAGATATTGGGAAGAATCATCCCTTGCCAACATAAATTATCTACAATTAGAATCTTATTTCTTCCCACGAGCCACACGAATGCTGCTACCTTTGGAGGGGCTTGATAACACCAAAAATTGTATTTCTGGTGTTTCTGCCAAATAGAACTTAATAATTCTTCAAGAAATACTAGATGTAGGGAAAAGCAAACCCGAATTCAGATCACACAAGATTAAACAAACATAAATAAGCAATCATAAAACACAaatgattttacgtggaaaaacctttACAGGAAAAAACCACGCCATAAAAGTGACAACAAATcactatgaaaacaaaaatacaacATATGGAATCACTTACAATAATTGAAAAACCTTCGTTTTCACTTTTCCTAAGCTCTCAAAAATATTTAGCCCTCCATAGAATAGCTTAGGTTTTCTCAGTATTCTCTTAATCttgcaattacacccatatatagtgTCACACCTTGAATAGGAAACAATTTTCATAGTTCTGTAAATCCGCGTGCTTCTGTCGATAGGATTGATAACCATTAAAGGctcttcgatgggatcaaagcCACCTTCGATCATATCGATTTTGACTCAAAAATAATCTAGTGAGCAATTGAAATAAATCgaaattttctcaatgggatcaaCGACTGCTCGATGGGAACAACAGATCCAGTTATTGACAAATTTAAGTCATTTGATAACACTGGGAGTCTATGTTACGTAGGAAACATAAAATCTAAAGGATGAATTCTCTAATAACCTAATAGGTTTGAAATATTTGCTAGcttatatgcatttttttttctacacACGCACATACACCCCACACACtaacgctagtggaatttcaccacctatgggtactcgaacccttgaccggaagttgaaactcctgagagtctaccacccgagcaagggtAAGGACCCTCTTAACTTATATGCTGCAAATGTATATAGCATTTGAAGCAAATATCAGCTAACCTATCATGGCTGCTCCATAAATTGATTAACCCAAGGTTCAAAATATATCACATCATATTGGAAATGCACATATAAAAACAATTATTTTCATTGATATTCTTATCATTGATTTCATTACTCAGAAGGTCTTGTACCATCTTGTGATCGCTTCTCGTAAATTCCTATATATATTGATATGATAGAGGTTTGCTAGAGTACATCTTAATGTATTTCAATATGATATGTCTGGACTTTAGCCTTTGGATCTGGGTTAGGCTTCAATAATGCATACAATTTATATTGTGTGCCACATTGGAAAATTTCAATTCTCCTCTCATCATTCCACTCTTTCATTTAAATATGTAGGATCttcttaaaatttaaataattaaaggcCTCAAATATTATAATCTTATAGTTTTTTTTGGTACACAcccccatccatggtgaggccaaTCGTATAAATGGTTTAATTCATTAAATGGATCCCAATTCAATGGCTAGTCCTGATGTATCCTATTGCTAGAAGTTGGTGTGTATTGTAGCAAACCTTGATATGGTATTGATGCATTAAGCATTGATTTGACATTAACCCTTTTATTGGAGCTTCATTTTGGAAAAAAGATGATCATGAGGCTTTGATTTATaactctccattttctttttatggAAGTGTAGAATGGTTAGGATAGCCCAACTAGTTGTGATTAATGTTGCCCATCCAAGGTAAAGCCTACTTGATGATTAGTTTGGGTAGCCGTATACATTTTCAATGTGTTCCGGATTCAAAGTCACTTATAATTTATGTGAAAAAAGCGAGAATGGCCACCATCTATAAACACCATAATTTTAAGTACTTGTCCGATGATAATAAAAGTTTAGTCTCGAATAGGTTGCTTATTTGAGTGTCCTTACACCCCAGTGGTAGactttcaacacgaggtcatgggtttgactACCCATTTTGGTGAAATCCAACCATGGTGGTGTGAATGGGTGGGTatgtaaattatttatttatttatttatttatttttttttgttttaaaagaaaagaaaaaaacttgcTTAGATGAAGCTCATCTCAATCTTGTTTGTGAAATCATCCTGTTCTAGCTAGCCTAGTTGTTTttagggttaagggtttaggATTATGTGTGCATTGAAAACTTAACAAATGTAATATATATGCACGTGATCCTACAAGATATATAATGGCATATATAGTGTATACATACTACTTTAAAATATATTATGACATATGTAATATATATGGAGCTCAATGATATATAGTAGTACATAAGATACATGCGTTGCATGTACAACTTTACTTATTTCACACGAAAGATGAAAGTTGAATATGATATGTTTACTGGGCCTGTAAAACAGATGGTGGCAGCTATGGGAGATTGGTACATGGAGCATGTGTACCTTAACATGAGTAAGCATGTCTATACTTATTTTAAGAATAAAAAGATTCTATAACTTTTAAAAAATTTGGACGACTATTTATGGCTTATTTTAAGTTTTGCCCAAACTAATAGCAGAAAAACCATGGATAAGAGCCTTACTTCTAATTAATAAATTTCTTGATATGGCAAAGATATATCAATATCTCAATAAATGTGGACGACCATCCATGAAGTCATCCCTTAGAAAGGCGTGTCCAGCATGCGCCCCTCTAATCTCCACCGCTCACCTCGTGCACACTGCACGGTGGAGATTGAGTCCTTAGGTTGGTTacctattcaaaattttctcCCACAGGTTAATTTTTTACTAGTTATACGGTTGATGGGCTGATTGCTGACAGACATGGGTCACTTGCCATGTACGGCTCAGCTTAAACATTCCCTGGCCTAGAAAAATCAGGCCCGTCCAGTAGCAATATGGACCTTATTGTATTAATATTGGATGGTTGAAAGAATAGATCAAGGCCCTTATATAGTtttcacgtgtggcccacttgatcagcaTAAGGGCGTTATTTTTTGGCCATAGAATTTTCACTCTTGATGAATGGCCAGGGAACATAATCTATGCCATTGATCTGAAATATTATGAATGGACCGTCACACTTgcaatcatccattcaaaggCGCTGATGGATCTGATTTTATAAAACTTTCAggatgaatgtggcccaccaatgaatgGACTCCAACAAGCAATCGTtcaccaccatttcttaaatTGCAGTTTCTCATCCACAGTATATATGGCATGCATAAACGagaatcaagaccatccaaatcacagGCACCATTCTGGATAGAACAGAACGAGAGATGGTACTGATTGAACAATTCTAACCGTCTATTAAATCGATGGTTACAAATATAATGGTTAGTGGTCCAGATTCAATGAATGGAATCATATGGTTAAGATTGATCAATACTGTGAATTTTGGATTGTGGTACGTCCAGAGTGGGACCAGCATTTTGCATGGTCCACATCCATTGCATGTATGCGACTTGGGTGGGACACCACAACTTAAATATTGGTGAAAAACTATCACTGTAGTCCTTCGCTTGACGCTGAATAGCTCCTTGTCGTTTTCTTGTGTGCTTTTGATATGTACACCACTTTTCGAACTTCTCATATTCCGAAGTATACTTTTTTCCTACTATTTAGGATCAAAAGTAGAGAAATGGGTGTATGCATGAAAAAGtgtgggtgtaaatatcaataTCCTTTCCAGTCTTCGATTCCATCTTTTACGATATTGAGTCTGGCTCTGACTATTCTAAAAGGAGGTTTGCTCCAATACATCCCGATGTATTAGATTACAATACGTCGGGTTTTTATTCTTTGAATCTGGgccatcttccaatgatccaaaccgtttatatgacaaGTATGAATTTTTATTCAGGAAATACATGAAATAAAAGCATCAATTGGATTATTTCTACCCATTAATATTTGgcttttttttcattgaagatgaaCGGTCAAGATAACATTTATATAATtaatgacttcaaaaattcaatcTTGGAATTTGTTTCTTGATATCCTTCATGCAAGTAGACCCTATCAAATGAACGGTCGGTATCATTGAAAAAGGCCCAAATCCAACGAGTAGAGCCGCGTTGCTTGTAATTGTTACAACGAGTGATGTATTCGAGCTACCGTGAAATCTTGGATAAGCAAATGAGGCAAATGTATCTACGGATGGTGTTTGCATCTCTCCATCTTACTTCCCATCACTACCTACCTAACCAACCTTCCTCTCCTAACTAATAGAAAAACTattctagtgggtcccacttccACCCACCTCCATGTCCTAAGAACCCCTGGATTATTACCTTGATGGTACTGTAGTCCACCACCATCTTGAAAATGTTGGTGGCTCATCTCCTTACACGAGTCATACATCTACTGCTCCtattcagaccatccaaattgtggaccaCACTTTCAATGGAGGGTCGTCCGAATTTCATACTAATCGAGCTATCTGAACCCTCCAATTGGTGCCCATCAAAAGGATGGTTTTAAAAAATGGCTGATCCAAGTTCAACTACAAGAAATCAGATGGCTATTATCATCTGGTAAATGTCTTTTTTAGGTCATACTCCACCATCCCAAATCAGCTAAAGTGGTTTGGCTGGTAAGGATTTCCCTCCTACTACGCTTGCACCTTCTCGCTATCTCGGACCGGAATCCTCAAcaacaaagttctgtgggcccaccatgtgtcttttgacatccactccgtccatcaggttcaatACTCGGTTCTAGTTTGTGGGGACAAAATTCAGCCTGACCCAAAACTCAAgggggccacatcacaggaaaaattCAGATGAGATGCCTACCATAGGTTTATAtctggggccatcataatgtgtatacttcatccaacccattcatcaggtctgaatcactaggatgaagggaaataaagcaatcaatctgatcctaatctcaaatgGCCTATCTGTGGGAAGTTGAGTTTTTAGTCGTAATTTAACATTTTCCTAGtggcgtggcccatctgagtATCATATCACATTGAAATTTTGGATTTACGGTTAAAATAGTGATTATCACCTGATGGACGCAGTAGATTTCATACATACAACATTATGGGACGCATAGAGCTTGAGTGTTGCACCCGCTGCGTGCAACAGGTGTTGTAGATGACGGTTTCAAATCAAACGGTGGAAAAGACAAGAAAGGCAAGAAAAGCCAAAAGATGAGCAGAGAGAGGG
Coding sequences within:
- the LOC131233315 gene encoding homeobox protein knotted-1-like 7, with amino-acid sequence MQQDQSVGMGMDIVSGSMLRPIQEISAEHERLTKAQIVSHPLYEQLLSAHVGCLRVATPIDHLPLIDAQLAQSHHLLRSYQSYHQHRVTSPEEKQDLDEFLAQYMVLLCSFKEQLQQHVRVHAVEAVMACREIEQSFHALTGVPLGEGTGATMSDDEDGYQMDCSLDNSADGQDMMGFGPLLPTESERSLMERVRQELKIELKQGFRSRIEDVREEILRKRRAGKLPGDTTSVLKNWWKEHAKWPYPTEDDKAKLVEETGLQLKQINNWFINQRKRNWHSNSSSTSLKSRRKK